Proteins found in one Clostridium kluyveri DSM 555 genomic segment:
- a CDS encoding glycosyltransferase yields MNIAMILTNGFDPDPRVYKEAKSLRKLGHKITILCWDREGTYIDKPEEDLDGIHIVRFFGNAEYGTGYKQIFKFLNFKEDVYKYLKDKDFQALHCHDFDGLFIGYNINKRLKLKLTYDEHDLFYMYFYNRKGLLNKIIYHFIILLERHMVKKADTHIVVTPKMKEAYKKISKNIYIVNNAPYKSLFNHIEKTSDNLLRIGFIGSVRYYDEIKALIDAAQKYDKAVKVIICGWGIYAEQLAGYSKKFSNVEIKGAYNISELEELYKNIDITYAFYPGDTATISMPNKFYESIITETPIIANKVTEFGHEVWKNNFGYGIEGKNLKEEIEHIIEKLLKDPAEKNSIIENMRKAKNNYFWESNESKLNAIYTICNS; encoded by the coding sequence GTGAATATTGCAATGATATTGACCAATGGATTTGATCCGGATCCTAGAGTATATAAAGAGGCAAAGTCACTGAGAAAACTTGGCCACAAAATAACTATTTTATGCTGGGATAGAGAGGGAACTTACATAGATAAACCGGAAGAGGATTTAGATGGAATACATATAGTAAGATTTTTTGGAAATGCAGAATATGGTACAGGATATAAGCAAATTTTTAAATTTTTAAATTTCAAAGAGGATGTATACAAGTATTTAAAAGATAAAGATTTTCAGGCGCTGCACTGTCATGATTTTGACGGACTTTTTATAGGCTATAATATAAATAAAAGGCTTAAATTAAAGCTTACATATGATGAACATGATTTGTTTTACATGTATTTTTACAACAGAAAGGGACTTCTAAATAAAATTATATACCATTTTATTATTTTACTGGAAAGACACATGGTAAAAAAGGCGGATACCCATATAGTAGTTACTCCTAAGATGAAGGAAGCTTATAAAAAGATAAGTAAAAATATTTACATAGTAAATAATGCACCTTATAAAAGTTTATTTAATCATATAGAAAAAACTTCAGATAATCTACTTAGGATTGGATTTATAGGTTCTGTTAGATATTATGATGAGATAAAGGCACTAATTGATGCGGCTCAGAAATATGATAAAGCTGTAAAGGTGATAATTTGCGGGTGGGGGATATATGCAGAACAACTTGCAGGGTATTCTAAAAAATTTTCAAATGTAGAAATAAAAGGTGCTTACAATATAAGTGAACTTGAAGAACTGTATAAAAATATAGATATAACTTATGCCTTTTATCCAGGAGATACGGCTACCATATCAATGCCCAATAAGTTTTATGAAAGCATAATAACAGAGACACCTATTATTGCCAATAAAGTTACGGAGTTTGGGCATGAGGTTTGGAAAAATAATTTTGGCTATGGAATAGAAGGAAAAAATCTTAAAGAAGAAATAGAACATATTATAGAGAAACTTCTAAAAGATCCGGCGGAAAAAAATAGTATAATAGAAAATATGAGAAAGGCAAAAAATAATTATTTCTGGGAAAGCAATGAATCAAAATTAAATGCTATATATACAATTTGCAATTCATGA